From Pyrenophora tritici-repentis strain M4 chromosome 1, whole genome shotgun sequence, the proteins below share one genomic window:
- a CDS encoding PRP38-assoc multi-domain protein, with protein sequence MSEYSYAPRHRTREPEYVTETTYIERGGRGGGARDLVYRPAAREDSIEEITRDFPPGAEYRQTKYREEYAPPRRTRSVNRSYDDSDSYDRPRRRDRDRYDDDYSSVYTERPKPSRRKSIVEQVKDFGESAGLGGIIGAVTGHNRDRSRSRSRYRRDDRGYDSDKYGYQDDRRSRYGSRSRSRSRGGRKSEKWEQAAKAAIVAGAVEAFRSRKEAGPWTGAKGQRIATAALGAAGIDGLIDRDPGKHEKRHVAESALGGLMASRLANGSRSRSRARGRDDSRSRSRSRSRARSRSRSIFGRSRSRGRSRSASEDGGKGGLAKVAGTGAVLAAGKALYDRVRSKSRSRRERSRSSSADSYVPSRKGNRRSYSRGRGMDDQYSEAPSRTNPDRRLAAPVGAGAGALAARGGGDERSRRSSNTDSESSTDMEEKRKKLRGKEFLTAGLATVATIHAAHGVYSSMVASEKRRKLVGEGEMSPEEARKRKSKNMLQDAAAVGIAALGIKSAYSEWKEMNEQRHSVKELESRRRKRRKLRERREKEARMNALGNNGQGANPYAYPVAANQSYPTSYADANPYGSSVPPPPMGARY encoded by the coding sequence ATGTCTGAGTACAGCTATGCCCCTCGGCACCGAACCCGGGAGCCCGAGTATGTGACCGAGACGACGTACATTGAGCGCGGCGGCCGTGGAGGCGGGGCACGAGATCTCGTCTACCGCCCCGCAGCACGTGAGGACAGCATTGAAGAGATCACCCGCGACTTCCCTCCCGGTGCCGAGTATAGGCAAACCAAGTACCGCGAAGAGTATGCGCCTCCCCGCCGCACCCGCTCGGTGAACCGAAGCTACGACGACTCCGACTCCTATGACCGCCCTCGCCGACGGGACCGCGACCGTTATGACGACGACTATTCCTCCGTCTACACTGAGCGCCCCAAGCCATCCCGCCGCAAGTCCATTGTCGAGCAAGTCAAGGATTTCGGCGAGTCAGCAGGCCTAGGAGGAATCATCGGCGCAGTCACTGGTCACAACCGTGATCGCTCTCGCTCCCGCTCTCGCTACCGTCGAGACGACCGTGGATATGATAGCGACAAGTACGGCTATCAAGACGACCGCCGAAGCCGCTATGGATCCAGGTCGCGCAGCCGCAGCCGAGGAGGACGCAAGTCGGAGAAGTGGGAGCAGGCTGCCAAAGCCGCCATAGTTGCCGGTGCCGTCGAGGCCTTCCGCAGCCGCAAGGAAGCCGGCCCATGGACTGGTGCCAAGGGCCAGCGTATCGCCACTGCCGCTCTCGGTGCTGCTGGTATCGACGGTCTCATTGACAGGGACCCCGGCAAGCATGAGAAGCGACACGTCGCTGAATCCGCCCTGGGTGGTCTTATGGCTTCGCGCCTAGCCAACGGTTCCCGTTCCCGCTCTCGTGCTCGTGGCCGTGACGATTCCAGGTCTCGCTCCCGCTCCCGTTCCCGAGCTAGGTCCAGGTCCAGGTCCATCTTCGGACGCTCTCGTTCCCGTGGACGCTCTCGCTCTGCCTCGGAGGATGGAGGTAAGGGCGGACTCGCCAAGGTAGCCGGAACCGGAGCTGTCCTCGCAGCAGGCAAGGCCCTTTACGACCGCGTCCGTTCCAAGTCTCGCTCCCGACGCGAGAGGTCCCGCTCTTCTAGTGCCGACAGCTACGTACCATCTCGCAAGGGCAACCGCCGCTCGTACAGTCGAGGCCGCGGTATGGACGACCAGTATTCCGAAGCCCCTTCCAGGACTAACCCAGATCGCAGACTAGCGGCGCCCGTCGGTGCAGGTGCAGGTGCTTTAGCAGCACGGGGCGGAGGAGATGAGCGGAGTCGACGGAGCAGTAACACTGATTCCGAGTCGTCTACTGATATGGAGGAAAAGCGCAAGAAGTTACGAGGTAAGGAATTCCTCACTGCGGGTCTAGCCACTGTGGCCACCATCCACGCGGCACACGGAGTCTACTCTTCCATGGTTGCTTCAGAGAAACGGCGCAAGCTTGTTGGCGAGGGCGAAATGTCACCTGAAGAAGCGCGCAAGCGCAAATCAAAGAACATGCTTCAAGACGCCGCTGCTGTGGGTATCGCTGCCCTTGGTATCAAGTCGGCCTACTCTGAATGGAAAGAGATGAATGAACAACGTCATAGTGTGAAAGAGCTTGAGAGTCGCCGCCGCAAGAGGAGAAAGCTCCGTGAACGACGGGAGAAGGAGGCTCGCATGAATGCTCTAGGAAACAATGGACAAGGCGCTAATCCGTACGCATATCCTGTAGCTGCCAACCAGTCTTACCCTACGTCCTATGCGGATGCGAATCCGTACGGTAGCTCGGTGCCTCCGCCACCCATGGGTGCGAGGTACTAG